In Oryza sativa Japonica Group chromosome 1, ASM3414082v1, the genomic stretch AGTTAAGGGACGTGTGTTATATTATTGCGGTTAAGGGACGTAATTCGAACTTATTCTAAAAGAACAAAAGAATGTTGGGCATCAGCCGGCCCATCTTAAGTTCTTAACTAGCAGGCCAGCACCCAGTGTATGCTTAGcggaaaaagtccacttagaCTCCCTTAGTTGTTCACCGATTCTAATTCGTGACCCTTAACTACAAAACCGGGTAGGACGACTCCCCGAATTATTAAAACTAATGCAATTTGACTCCTCCAGTGGTTTTGGAGGAcgattttgctgacgtggcagcgCTAACCCGGTTTTCATCTCACGTgatgcttatgtggcactagaattaaaaaaaatatctgtaGGACCCATGTCATCCTTTCTccatcccttcttcctcctccctccctctccctccttctctctcttttctctccccttttctctccccgTTCGGACGCCGgatcagcggcggtggcggcgggggggggggggggggggggggcggagtggcgacggcggcgtgcgggcgaggGCTGGAGATGCTACGGCGGCGTGCAGGCAACGGCCGCGCCAAAGCCTGCCCCGTCTTCCAGCTTCCGTCCTTCTCACTCGCCGAGCTCTCCCTCGTCGAcgcgtcctcgcgccgcgcgtcgAACCTCCTCACGCTCGGATCCACGGAGGAGGATCAGCAGGAAGCGGACGGCGCCGAGGACCCCGCCCTGGTgttcgacgtcgacgacgaggggGAGATGAGCGTGCTcctggctgcggcggcggagtacGCGCGGCGGATGCGGCATGTGGGCATGCAGGTGGTGGCGATGACGTCCAGGTATCCAGAGGTGGGCTTTGGGGAGGCGTCGTTCACGGAAgtgaggaggaaggcgaggtgCTTGAATGCTTGATGTGGATCTCCAAGGTCGTCGCTGGCGAGGCGGCGCCTCTGGTCGCCGGGAAGGCATAGTCGTACCCGTACGTCGTGGGAATCCATTGCCAGTGGTGAAGCCGTCCCCGACCAACGGCCGCATCCGCTACCACTCGCCCTCGGCGGCCGAGCTACTCCCGGCCGATGAACTCGTGGCCACCGGCCCCTCCGCCGCGGATGCCGTGAGGATGCGCCGCTTCTCGGCCGCTGTTGGCGCGCTGCAGAAGTAGCAGGGGGAGGCCGTGTCCGACCGCATCCGCCGCTTCCGCGGGGTCCTCGTAGTGATGCTCGCCggcgtgaggagagagagagagagagaagggggagagggaggaggaagggagggaagagagagaggatgacacatgggccccacatgccagTGGGTCccgcaaattttttttttgtgtgtggatGATAAATGGGTTTCACATATATCCTATTTtatactataaagttatccccccactaactccttaagcttaatatgcaaagatgccatattatcatccactaacaagatgccacatcatcatccactaattaacaagatgtcacatcatcatccactaataatcatcacatttaaacatcatgtaaacatgctatatctttatagtttttataatttaagagcttttcaaatataaacatgttaaattatcatgcaacataattcacataatgtttcaatgtatatcttcatgcaaagatgccacatcatcatccactaacaattatcacatttaaatatcatgcaaacatgctatatctttatagtttttataatttaagagcttttcaaacacaaacatgttaaattatcagaTCAAACCTAACACAATATATGTTCACTTTGTTGTCACTTTCAACcttaataaattttattattactaaattttggtaaggcaaaAAACTATATAAACATACTTTAATCACTGCTACATTGACAAATTTTGACAGCTTTAGAAGCTCTCTTAAAActctaccaaaatttagcagcTGCATCAAAGCAAACAAAGTCAgcactaccaaattttggtactGTCAAAATATGCCAAAATTTAGCATTACCAAATTTCATATGGTTGATTTTCGCAACAAAGTGAATAATCCCACAACTTTCTCATTTGTCATAGTCAAACGGGTGCACGTGGCCAGGAACTTGGGATTATTTGCACGAGGATCCCAACTTATCTGAACCATGATACTTCCACACTGTTTCCCAACAGTTGACTTTCAGTCGATTACACGTAGTTAACGAAAGAAGCAATTTGTAGCGCTAAAAATACAGCGATTAGTCCACACAAAACGGAACAAGTCTTATTTCCAAGGCAAATTAACAAATGCAAACAGATTTACAAACGGAAGAAATCAACTGCACGCTACAGACAGTATCCACTAAAATTATTCCGTAACCAAATCAAATGAGTAGATCAGATGGTTTTGTTGATGAAAGAAAATGCAGAAAATGATGGGAGATCGACGGCGGCCGGCTACGATCACTTGAACTTGGCCTTGATGGCGTCCACCTGCGGGACGTCGACGCGGAAGGCCTTGGCGAGGACGTCGGACggcacgggcggcgcggcggcgaagagcgTGGCGGCGATGGCCTGGGTGCCCTGGAGCTGGCTGTtgaaggcggcgatgacggcggcggggccGTGGCCGCGGTTCTGCTGGAAGTGGACGAGGCCGCGCGGGAAGACGAAgacctcgccggcggtgacAGTCTTGGTGAAGAGCTTGTTGGCAGTGGTGATGAAGCCCACCTCGAGGACGCCCTCGAGGACGAAGATGATCTCGGTGGCGCGCGGGTGCGTGTGCGGCGGGTTCTGTCCCCCCGGCGCGTAGTCGATCCTCGCCATAGACACGCCCAGCGTGTTCACCCCCGGGAACGACTGCACGTTCGCCGCCGTCACGTTCGACCCCGCCGGGTTGTTGGTGTTGCCGGGGTTCTTCAGCCCCGCGAAGAAGAAGTCGTCCGCCGTCACGTTCGCCTTGCACGGGAACCCGTTCAGCTTCACCGCTGCATGTACGCCATGGGGATGGAACAAACACCTCTCAGCTCATGCTCAGCAATGGAGGTCGATCAAAGATTCAAAGGGAGCAAATTAAACTACTAaccaagaaggaggaggaggagaacaaCTTACGGGACGCCAAGTCGGCGACGCAGACGTCCTGGAGCATGTCGgggtcgccggcgagcgagggcgcggcgagcgcgagCACGACGGCGCACGCGGCGGCCACCCAGAGCTGTACCCTCGCCATGACGAACAGCGCGTGGTTGAGTGCTTCTTGGCTTCTCGCTGCGATTGACTGAGTGGAAGGTGATGAAGCGAGCTGAGCAGATCAGAGCAGCTGCTACTTAtaagctcagctcagctcaacTAATAATTGATCAGTTCACCACGTAAGATTTGTAAATGGGATTAAACTAACTAAGACACAAAGGGAGATGCAGC encodes the following:
- the LOC4327911 gene encoding germin-like protein 1-1 precursor, yielding MARVQLWVAAACAVVLALAAPSLAGDPDMLQDVCVADLASPVKLNGFPCKANVTADDFFFAGLKNPGNTNNPAGSNVTAANVQSFPGVNTLGVSMARIDYAPGGQNPPHTHPRATEIIFVLEGVLEVGFITTANKLFTKTVTAGEVFVFPRGLVHFQQNRGHGPAAVIAAFNSQLQGTQAIAATLFAAAPPVPSDVLAKAFRVDVPQVDAIKAKFK